One part of the Nyctibius grandis isolate bNycGra1 chromosome 33, bNycGra1.pri, whole genome shotgun sequence genome encodes these proteins:
- the PPP2R2A gene encoding serine/threonine-protein phosphatase 2A 55 kDa regulatory subunit B alpha isoform isoform X1 — protein MQEACRQGAGGGNDIQWCFSQVKGAVDDDVAEADIISTVEFNHSGELLATGDKGGRVVIFQQEQENKTQSHSRGEYNVYSTFQSHEPEFDYLKSLEIEEKINKIRWLPQKNAAQFLLSTNDKTIKLWKISERDKRPEGYNLKEEDGRYRDPTTVTTLRVPVFRPMDLMVEASPRRIFANAHTYHINSISINSDYETYLSADDLRINLWHLEITDRSFNIVDIKPANMEELTEVITAAEFHPNSCNTFVYSSSKGTIRLCDMRASALCDRHSKLFEEPEDPSNRSFFSEIISSISDVKFSHSGRYMMTRDYLSVKIWDLNMETRPVETYQVHEYLRSKLCSLYENDCIFDKFECCWNGSDSIVMTGSYNNFFRMFDRNTKRDITLEASRENNKPRTVLKPRKVCASGKRKKDEISVDSLDFNKKILHTAWHPKENIIAVATTNNLYIFQDKMN, from the exons CGGATATAATTTCTACAGTAGAATTTAACCATTCTGGAGAGCTGTTAGCAACAGGAGACAAAGGAGGTAGAGTTGTCATCTTTCAACAGGAGCAGGAG AACAAAACCCAGTCTCACAGTAGAGGAGAATACAATGTTTACAGTACCTTTCAAAGCCATGAACCAGAGTTTGACTACTTGAAAAGTTTAGAAATTGAAGAGAAGATCAACAAAATTAGGTGGTTACCCCAGAAAAATGCTGCTCAGTTTTTATTATCTACAAATG ataaaacaATAAAGTTATGGAAAATCAGTGAAAGGGACAAAAGACCAGAGGGTTATAATTTAAAGGAAGAAGATGGACGGTATAGGGATCCTACTACAGTTACAACACTACGG GTGCCAGTATTCAGGCCCATGGACCTCATGGTTGAAGCTAGTCCACGAAGAATATTTGCCAACGCTCACACGTATCACATCAATTCCATCTCCATTAATAGCGATTATGAAACGTACTTATCTGCAGATGACTTGCGGATTAACCTGTGGCACCTAGAAATTACAGACAGAAGTTTTA ATATTGTAGATATTAAGCCTGCCAACATGGAAGAGCTCACAGAGGTGATAACAGCTGCAGAATTCCACCCAAACAGTTGTAATACATTTGTATACAGCAGCAGTAAAGGCACGATTCGTCTCTGTGATATGAGAGCATCAGCACTCTGTGACAGACATTCAAAAT TGTTTGAAGAACCAGAAGATCCTAGCAACAGatcatttttctctgaaatcatCTCTTCCATATCTGATGTCAAATTTAGCCATAGTGGTCGATACATGATGACTAGAGATTACCTGTCAGTGAAGATCTGGGATTTAAATATGGAAACTAGACCTGTGGAAACATACCAG gtgcaTGAATACCTCAGAAGTAAACTTTGTTCACTGTATGAGAATGATTGCATTTTTGACAAATTTGAATGCTGTTGGAATGGATCAGACAG CATCGTCATGACAGGATCTTACAACAACTTCTTCAGAATGTTTGACAGAAACACAAAGCGAGATATCACCTTAGAGGCATCCCGGGAAAACAATAAACCCCGTACCGTTTTGAAGCCACGTAAAGTATGTGCAAGCGGTAAGCGAAAGAAGGATGAAATCAGTGTTGACAGCCTAGACTTCAACAAGAAGATTCTACACACAGCCTGGCATCCTAAGGAAAACATCATTGCTGTAGCTACTACAAACAACTTGTATATATTTCAAGACAAAATGAATTAG
- the PPP2R2A gene encoding serine/threonine-protein phosphatase 2A 55 kDa regulatory subunit B alpha isoform isoform X2 → MAGAGGGNDIQWCFSQVKGAVDDDVAEADIISTVEFNHSGELLATGDKGGRVVIFQQEQENKTQSHSRGEYNVYSTFQSHEPEFDYLKSLEIEEKINKIRWLPQKNAAQFLLSTNDKTIKLWKISERDKRPEGYNLKEEDGRYRDPTTVTTLRVPVFRPMDLMVEASPRRIFANAHTYHINSISINSDYETYLSADDLRINLWHLEITDRSFNIVDIKPANMEELTEVITAAEFHPNSCNTFVYSSSKGTIRLCDMRASALCDRHSKLFEEPEDPSNRSFFSEIISSISDVKFSHSGRYMMTRDYLSVKIWDLNMETRPVETYQVHEYLRSKLCSLYENDCIFDKFECCWNGSDSIVMTGSYNNFFRMFDRNTKRDITLEASRENNKPRTVLKPRKVCASGKRKKDEISVDSLDFNKKILHTAWHPKENIIAVATTNNLYIFQDKMN, encoded by the exons CGGATATAATTTCTACAGTAGAATTTAACCATTCTGGAGAGCTGTTAGCAACAGGAGACAAAGGAGGTAGAGTTGTCATCTTTCAACAGGAGCAGGAG AACAAAACCCAGTCTCACAGTAGAGGAGAATACAATGTTTACAGTACCTTTCAAAGCCATGAACCAGAGTTTGACTACTTGAAAAGTTTAGAAATTGAAGAGAAGATCAACAAAATTAGGTGGTTACCCCAGAAAAATGCTGCTCAGTTTTTATTATCTACAAATG ataaaacaATAAAGTTATGGAAAATCAGTGAAAGGGACAAAAGACCAGAGGGTTATAATTTAAAGGAAGAAGATGGACGGTATAGGGATCCTACTACAGTTACAACACTACGG GTGCCAGTATTCAGGCCCATGGACCTCATGGTTGAAGCTAGTCCACGAAGAATATTTGCCAACGCTCACACGTATCACATCAATTCCATCTCCATTAATAGCGATTATGAAACGTACTTATCTGCAGATGACTTGCGGATTAACCTGTGGCACCTAGAAATTACAGACAGAAGTTTTA ATATTGTAGATATTAAGCCTGCCAACATGGAAGAGCTCACAGAGGTGATAACAGCTGCAGAATTCCACCCAAACAGTTGTAATACATTTGTATACAGCAGCAGTAAAGGCACGATTCGTCTCTGTGATATGAGAGCATCAGCACTCTGTGACAGACATTCAAAAT TGTTTGAAGAACCAGAAGATCCTAGCAACAGatcatttttctctgaaatcatCTCTTCCATATCTGATGTCAAATTTAGCCATAGTGGTCGATACATGATGACTAGAGATTACCTGTCAGTGAAGATCTGGGATTTAAATATGGAAACTAGACCTGTGGAAACATACCAG gtgcaTGAATACCTCAGAAGTAAACTTTGTTCACTGTATGAGAATGATTGCATTTTTGACAAATTTGAATGCTGTTGGAATGGATCAGACAG CATCGTCATGACAGGATCTTACAACAACTTCTTCAGAATGTTTGACAGAAACACAAAGCGAGATATCACCTTAGAGGCATCCCGGGAAAACAATAAACCCCGTACCGTTTTGAAGCCACGTAAAGTATGTGCAAGCGGTAAGCGAAAGAAGGATGAAATCAGTGTTGACAGCCTAGACTTCAACAAGAAGATTCTACACACAGCCTGGCATCCTAAGGAAAACATCATTGCTGTAGCTACTACAAACAACTTGTATATATTTCAAGACAAAATGAATTAG